TCAAGGCTCGACGCGATGTGATGGCGGTATTGACTCCGGAACAGCGCGCGAAGGAAAAGTCCGAGCATGACAAAGTGATGGAGCAACACAAGGGGTCAGGGGGGCCTCATGGAGGGACGATGCCCTATGGCACGAATCCTCATGGAGCCAACCCACATGGTAGTAATCCACACGGAAAGAACCCCCATGAGGTTGCACCTCCGACAACACCAGGCAACTAGCTCGATGATCACACGGTCCGCTAGCTGGTTCTCAGATCGCGGTCACGTGCGTGACGCGTCGTTCAGTCAGTTGTCGAATACGAGATGCGATGATCCCGCTGGCTCTTCTGCTTCGAGTCGTGATACCTACGTCATCGAGGCGACAAGGGCTGCGACATAGTTTTTAACAACCTGCTCGGCTGTGCAGTAAAGAGGACCTCAACGACCGATGAAAAAACAAGTCAAGCTTCAAAGTCATGATCTCTTGGTGGGAGCCGGACGTGCCCCGGCTCGGGCGATGTTGAAAGCCGTGGGCTTTACGGACGACGACTTGACGAAGCCGATCGTCGGTGTTGCCAACACATGGACAGAGGTCATGCCCTGTAATTTCCATCTGCGCCGGCTTTCCGAGCGCGTGAAGGCCGGCATCCGAGCTGCCGGTGGGACTCCGATCGAATACAACACCATCGCCGTGTCCGATGGAATTTCCATGGGGACCGAAGGCATGAAGGCCTCGCTCATCAGCCGTGAGGTCATCGCTGATTCGATTGAACTTGTGGCGCGTGGACATTTGTTTGATGCGGTCGTGGCCCTGTCCGGTTGCGATAAGACGATCCCTGGAACCGTCATGGCCCTCGCCCGGTTGAATTTGCCGTCGATCATGCTGTACGGCGGGTCGATCATGCCTGGACAGTTTCAGGGACATGATGTGACCATTCAAGATGTCTTTGAAGCCGTGGGAAAACATGCCTCCGGAAGGATGACCGATGCCGAACTGAAAGACCTGGAGGACCATGCCTGTCCGGGGCCTGGAGCCTGTGGCGGGCAGTTTACGGCCAATACCATGGCGATTGCTTTTGAGTTTCTTGGTATTTCTCCCATGGGGCGCAACGGAGTGCCCGCCATGGATGGGCGGAAGGATGACGTGGCATTCGAGTGCGGCAAGATGGTGATGGAGCTGGTGAAGCAGGATCTTCGCCCGCGTCAGCTCATTACGCGCAAGTCATTGGAGAATGCGATTGCTGCCGTCGCTACCACCGGAGGCTCGACGAATGCCGTGCTGCATCTGCTCGCGATCGCCCGCGAATCGGGGATCAAGCTGAGCATCGACGACTTCGACCGGATCAACCGCAAGGTCCCCTTGCTGGCCGATTTGAAGCCGGGTGGTCGCTTTGCCGCAGCGGATCTCTATGCGGCGGGGGGGACCACCTTGGTCGCCAAGCGATTGCTCGATGCCGGGTTGCTCCATGGGAATCAACCGACTGTCACCGGTCGGACGATCGGTGAAGAGGCATCGCAGGCTCGTGAAGCCTCGGGCCAGCAAGTGTTGCGTCCCCTCGCCCATCCGATCAAGCCAACCGGCGGCCTTGTCATTCTGAAAGGAAACTTGGCACCGGAGGGGTGTGTCGTGAAGGTCGCGGGCCATTCGATGACGAAGTTTCAAGGACCAGCAAAGGTGTATGATCAGGAAGAAGACGCGTTCGTGGCGGTCAAGGCTGGGCAAATCAAACCCGGTGACGTCGTCGTGATTCGGTATGAAGGCCCGTCGGGTGGTCCAGGGATGCGCGAGATGCTCGGCGTGACGGCAGCGATCGTTGGCGCAGGGCTCGGTGATTCCGTTGCCTTGCTCACCGACGGCCGTTTCTCCGGAGCCACGCATGGGCTCATGGCCGGCCATGTGTCGCCTGAAGCGGTAAAGGGCGGGCCCATTGCGGCGGTCAAGAACGGCGACATCATTACCTTCGATATTCCCAAACGTCGCCTTGATGTAAAACTCTCGAAAAAAGAGATCGTGACTCGACTGAAGAAGGTCAAACGACCGACTCCGCGATACACTTCAGGAGTCATGGGAAAGTATGCGCGGCATGTGTCATCGGCTTCTGAGGGAGCGGTCACGAGCTAGCACCTTGCGGCTTCTCCAGACAGACGGTCACGACACTCGTAACCGCGTCTTCGCGAGTCAATCGATGGAGGTATGGCAAGGACGGTAACGCGTTGTCAACCGATTCGTTTCGCTGTGACTCTTCATGCCGAACGACAAACCCTGCCTCCTTGAATAGCGTCAACCACTCAGATTTTCTGAGGCGGTTTGTATATGAACTGCGGTTCCACTTCATGAGGTTCCAGAGCCATTCCGGATACCGAAGCCCCTGAAACAACTGCTGCGGAAGGAGGTCGGAATTTCCATAGACTGAGTGGTCGCCCAGGTCTATCACTGCAACCAACTTCCCACCCAGGCGCAATACCCTGAAACATTCCGCCACAGTAACCGAGGGATAACGAAGATGCTCAAAGGCCGTATGGGACCAAATGAGGTCAAACTGCTGTCCATCGAACGGTAAGCGTTTTCCATCGTAGGTCCGGTACTGAACAACGTTCCTCCCCGCGTCGGCCATGAGATAGTCGTTGATATCGATCGCCACACAGCTTCTTGCCCCAGATGCACGCGCATACTCTAACACTTCAAGC
This portion of the Candidatus Nitrospira nitrosa genome encodes:
- a CDS encoding class I SAM-dependent methyltransferase, producing the protein MMFILKEVFQNLLMGLRPVAKFAQRHHSTGLNADPVLAKRVFEMFSRFVPVIGVDVLEIGPGHTLEVLEYARASGARSCVAIDINDYLMADAGRNVVQYRTYDGKRLPFDGQQFDLIWSHTAFEHLRYPSVTVAECFRVLRLGGKLVAVIDLGDHSVYGNSDLLPQQLFQGLRYPEWLWNLMKWNRSSYTNRLRKSEWLTLFKEAGFVVRHEESQRNESVDNALPSLPYLHRLTREDAVTSVVTVCLEKPQGASS
- the ilvD gene encoding dihydroxy-acid dehydratase, giving the protein MKKQVKLQSHDLLVGAGRAPARAMLKAVGFTDDDLTKPIVGVANTWTEVMPCNFHLRRLSERVKAGIRAAGGTPIEYNTIAVSDGISMGTEGMKASLISREVIADSIELVARGHLFDAVVALSGCDKTIPGTVMALARLNLPSIMLYGGSIMPGQFQGHDVTIQDVFEAVGKHASGRMTDAELKDLEDHACPGPGACGGQFTANTMAIAFEFLGISPMGRNGVPAMDGRKDDVAFECGKMVMELVKQDLRPRQLITRKSLENAIAAVATTGGSTNAVLHLLAIARESGIKLSIDDFDRINRKVPLLADLKPGGRFAAADLYAAGGTTLVAKRLLDAGLLHGNQPTVTGRTIGEEASQAREASGQQVLRPLAHPIKPTGGLVILKGNLAPEGCVVKVAGHSMTKFQGPAKVYDQEEDAFVAVKAGQIKPGDVVVIRYEGPSGGPGMREMLGVTAAIVGAGLGDSVALLTDGRFSGATHGLMAGHVSPEAVKGGPIAAVKNGDIITFDIPKRRLDVKLSKKEIVTRLKKVKRPTPRYTSGVMGKYARHVSSASEGAVTS